The genomic interval TTCATGGTGGTTCGGGTATACCAGACTACCAAATAAGAAAAGCGATAGAGCTAGGACATGCAAAAATAAATGTAAATACGGAATGCTTGCAAGCATGGGCAAAAGCGGTTCGCCAGGTACTTGCAGAAAACCCAGAGGTATATGATGCTCGATTTATTCTTACACCAGGAATGGAGGCTGTGAAAGAAGCGGTAAGAAATAAAATCAAAGAGTTTGGTACAAGTCAGAAAGCTTTGGTATATAGCGAATAAAGAAATAAGTAAGGGGTATCTTTAATGGAGGTACCTTTATTTTTTTATGTAGAGAAGGGGAGAATGAATAAAAAACCCATATGTGTAAAAACAACTTTTCTACACATATGGGGTAGTTGAATTTTATAATTTTCCAGTTAGAAATTGTGCTTCACCAAATCCGAAGCACCAGTCATCATCATTATTAATCACCATAGAAATCATCACATCATTAGGTGCAATTCCACATTTAGCCTCTAATTCTTCCGTTAATTCTTGATAAAACTTTTCTTTATGCTCTTGTTTTCTTGCTCTACTTGTAATCGTAAAAACAATTACCTTTTCAGATCGTTCAAAACCTAAGCCTGTATCTTGGATTATCATTTCATACGGTTTATGTTGGGAAACAATTTGATATCGATCTCTTTCCGGTACATGGAAGTTACGAACCATAACGTCATGTGCTACATCAAGAATTTCTTTTATTTCTTTCTCGGATCTACCTTCCATCATATCAAGTCTAATTAAGGGCATGCTTTTCACTCTCCATTTTTTTGATTAGTTTTTGATTAGGTTTTGAATAACTATTTGTTATTTATGTATTTCTTTTAATTTACTTTATCATGATTTACCCTTTTTGTCATCAGGAAAATGGGCTGGATAATCGATGAAATTACTTGCTGGGAAGAATGAGCGTTTATTATTGCTGATTAGAACCATATCCAATAGTTACTATATAAAGTAGTTAAATTTGTATAGAAAATAGGAGGAACAACTTATTAGATTGGAAAAGTTGGAAAGAGTCTTTAGCCTGATGAACGATAGCATCGAGGAGAAGGGCTACAACATTTATTAAAGTGCTAAGACTGGACATTTTTAATAAATGTTGTAAGTTTTCTTATTTCAACGGTTTGTTCATATTAAACCATTCAACTCCAGCATGCTGGGAGTCGGCAATCCCTTGATTTTCATAGCCGTTTTTCTCATAAAAAGGAATTAATTCTTTATGGCAGGTTAAGGTGATGCTTAATCGTTCGTTTTTAGTTGCTATTTTTTCTAATTCTTTTAATAATAAACTAGCAATTCCTTTTCCTTGAT from Niallia sp. FSL W8-0635 carries:
- a CDS encoding tautomerase family protein; the encoded protein is MPLIRLDMMEGRSEKEIKEILDVAHDVMVRNFHVPERDRYQIVSQHKPYEMIIQDTGLGFERSEKVIVFTITSRARKQEHKEKFYQELTEELEAKCGIAPNDVMISMVINNDDDWCFGFGEAQFLTGKL